Proteins encoded within one genomic window of Microtus ochrogaster isolate Prairie Vole_2 linkage group LG4, MicOch1.0, whole genome shotgun sequence:
- the Meis3 gene encoding homeobox protein Meis3 isoform X1, translating to MARRYDELRHYPGISEHTLASFSEAAPSVPRAPGPYGPQRPPQPQAPGLDSDSLKREKDDIYGHPLFPLLALVFKKCELATCSPRDGASAGLGSSPGGDVCSSDSFNEDIAAFAKQIRSERPLFSSNPELDNLMVQAIQVLRFHLLELEKVHDLCDNFCHRYITCLKGKMPIDLVIEDRDGGCREDLEDYAASCPSLPDQNNTWIRDHEDSGSVHLGTPGPSSGGLASQSGDNSSDQGDGLDTSVASPSSAGEDEELDLERRRNKKRGIFPKVATNIMRAWLFQHLSHPYPSEEQKKQLAQDTGLTILQVNNWFINARRRIVQPMIDQSNRTGQGASFNPEGQPMAGYTETQPQVTVRTPGSMGMNLNLEGEWHYL from the exons ATGGCCCGGAGG TATGATGAGCTGCGCCACTACCCCGGCATTTCAGAGCACACCCTGGCCAGCTTCTCAGAGGCAGCACCTTCAGTACCCCGAGCCCCTGGGCCGTATGGCCCACAACgacctccccagccccaagccCCAGGCTTGGACAGCGACAGCttgaagagagagaaggatgacATCTATGG AcacccccttttccctctcttggcCCTGGTCTTTAAGAAGTGCGAGCTGGCCACATGCTCGCCCCGCGATGGGGCCTCGGCTGGACTGGGCTCATCCCCAGGTGGCGACGTCTGCTCCTCAGATTCCTTCAATGAGGACATTGCTGCCTTTGCTAAGCAG aTCCGCTCCGAGAGGCCGCTGTTCTCTTCCAACCCAGAGCTGGACAACCTG ATGGTCCAGGCCATCCAGGTGCTCCGGTTCcacctgctggagctggagaag GTCCACGACCTGTGCGACAACTTCTGTCATCGCTACATCACCTGCCTCAAGGGGAAGATGCCCATAGACCTGGTGATCGAGGATCGGGATGGTGGCTGTAGGGAGGACCTTGAGGACTACGCagcctcctgccccagtctcccaGACCAG AACAATACATGGATCAGAGACCATGAGGACAGTGGGTCTGTACATTTGGGGACCCCAGGTCCATCCAGTGGAGGCCTGGCCTCCCAGAGTGGGGACAACTCAAGTGACCAAG GAGATGGGCTGGACACCAGCGTGGCCTCTCCGAGTTCTGCAGGCGAGGATGAGGAGCTGGACCTGGAACGTCGACGGAATAAGAAGAGGGGAATCTTCCCCAAAGTGGCCACCAACATCATGAGGGCCTGGTTGTTCCAGCATCTCTCG CACCCGTACCCCTCAGAAGAGCAAAAGAAACAGCTGGCCCAGGACACGGGGCTCACCATCCTGCAGGTGAACAACTG GTTTATTAATGCCCGGAGACGGATCGTGCAACCCATGATTGACCAGTCCAACCGTACAG GGCAGGGTGCATCTTTCAACCCTGAGGGCCAGCCCATggcaggctacacagagacccagCCACAAGTGACAGTTAGGACACCAG GATCAATGGGGATGAACCTGAACTTAGAAGGAGAGTGGCATTACCTATAG
- the Meis3 gene encoding homeobox protein Meis3 isoform X2, whose product MARRYDELRHYPGISEHTLASFSEAAPSVPRAPGPYGPQRPPQPQAPGLDSDSLKREKDDIYGHPLFPLLALVFKKCELATCSPRDGASAGLGSSPGGDVCSSDSFNEDIAAFAKQIRSERPLFSSNPELDNLMVQAIQVLRFHLLELEKGKMPIDLVIEDRDGGCREDLEDYAASCPSLPDQNNTWIRDHEDSGSVHLGTPGPSSGGLASQSGDNSSDQGDGLDTSVASPSSAGEDEELDLERRRNKKRGIFPKVATNIMRAWLFQHLSHPYPSEEQKKQLAQDTGLTILQVNNWFINARRRIVQPMIDQSNRTGQGASFNPEGQPMAGYTETQPQVTVRTPGSMGMNLNLEGEWHYL is encoded by the exons ATGGCCCGGAGG TATGATGAGCTGCGCCACTACCCCGGCATTTCAGAGCACACCCTGGCCAGCTTCTCAGAGGCAGCACCTTCAGTACCCCGAGCCCCTGGGCCGTATGGCCCACAACgacctccccagccccaagccCCAGGCTTGGACAGCGACAGCttgaagagagagaaggatgacATCTATGG AcacccccttttccctctcttggcCCTGGTCTTTAAGAAGTGCGAGCTGGCCACATGCTCGCCCCGCGATGGGGCCTCGGCTGGACTGGGCTCATCCCCAGGTGGCGACGTCTGCTCCTCAGATTCCTTCAATGAGGACATTGCTGCCTTTGCTAAGCAG aTCCGCTCCGAGAGGCCGCTGTTCTCTTCCAACCCAGAGCTGGACAACCTG ATGGTCCAGGCCATCCAGGTGCTCCGGTTCcacctgctggagctggagaag GGGAAGATGCCCATAGACCTGGTGATCGAGGATCGGGATGGTGGCTGTAGGGAGGACCTTGAGGACTACGCagcctcctgccccagtctcccaGACCAG AACAATACATGGATCAGAGACCATGAGGACAGTGGGTCTGTACATTTGGGGACCCCAGGTCCATCCAGTGGAGGCCTGGCCTCCCAGAGTGGGGACAACTCAAGTGACCAAG GAGATGGGCTGGACACCAGCGTGGCCTCTCCGAGTTCTGCAGGCGAGGATGAGGAGCTGGACCTGGAACGTCGACGGAATAAGAAGAGGGGAATCTTCCCCAAAGTGGCCACCAACATCATGAGGGCCTGGTTGTTCCAGCATCTCTCG CACCCGTACCCCTCAGAAGAGCAAAAGAAACAGCTGGCCCAGGACACGGGGCTCACCATCCTGCAGGTGAACAACTG GTTTATTAATGCCCGGAGACGGATCGTGCAACCCATGATTGACCAGTCCAACCGTACAG GGCAGGGTGCATCTTTCAACCCTGAGGGCCAGCCCATggcaggctacacagagacccagCCACAAGTGACAGTTAGGACACCAG GATCAATGGGGATGAACCTGAACTTAGAAGGAGAGTGGCATTACCTATAG